A window of the Citrus sinensis cultivar Valencia sweet orange chromosome 9, DVS_A1.0, whole genome shotgun sequence genome harbors these coding sequences:
- the LOC102627394 gene encoding UPF0481 protein At3g47200-like yields MANEIADQLSIQIGEKLRDRFPIWSDRSIFEVPAHLRNVYQDAYEPNILAIGPYHRGKSRLNAMEEHKMSYLKVLLWRRGECNVTRYVTAMIALGERARKCYAESVSLKQDQFVEMMLLDACFITELFRKYSMSNLRGDDDPVFNLRWIVKGLRRDLLLIENQLPFFVLHEFFAMTMMPNDREDFHGMIYAFFESALPGAGYAHNSQHYPIEIKHLVEFMHLNWQPSPSRMRNNNSKVIADRKYREVIRCATELEEAGIKFMQAEEESLFHVKFENGVMKFPRLNIDDESDPFWRNLIVYEQFSSKDDTLNYVTDYMNLLECLIASRKDVELLCQHGIIKNCIGDDQVIANIFNTIGFFLVLSPESYYSQLFYDVNKHCSRRWNRWMANLRHTYFNNPWAFISFLAALFLLLLSFVQTLFTVLPFFIK; encoded by the coding sequence ATGGCTAATGAAATTGCTGATCAATTATCAATTCAAATTGGCGAAAAGCTTCGTGATCGATTTCCAATATGGTCTGATCGTAGTATTTTTGAAGTACCTGCACATCTGCGTAATGTGTATCAAGATGCTTATGAACCAAATATACTTGCAATTGGTCCATACCACCGTGGCAAAAGTCGCTTAAATGCAATGGAAGAGCACAAAATGTCCTATCTCAAAGTGCTTCTCTGGCGAAGAGGGGAATGTAATGTCACCAGGTATGTCACAGCAATGATAGCACTTGGAGAAAGAGCTCGCAAATGTTATGCAGAATCTGTCAGTCTCAAACAAGACCAGTTCGTGGAAATGATGCTGCTCGATGCTTGCTTTATCACCGAGCTATTCCGGAAGTATTCTATGTCAAATTTGCGAGGAGATGATGACCCCGTTTTCAATCTGCGTTGGATAGTGAAGGGGTTGCGCCGTGACTTGCTATTGattgaaaatcaacttccCTTCTTTGTCCTTCACGAGTTCTTCGCCATGACCATGATGCCAAATGACAGAGAAGATTTTCATGGGATGATTTATGCGTTCTTTGAATCTGCACTTCCCGGTGCCGGCTATGCACATAACTCTCAACATTATCCCATCGAAATCAAACATCTAGTGGAATTTATGCACCTTAACTGGCAGCCTTCACCTTCAAGAATGAGGAACAACAACTCAAAGGTGATAGCAGACAGAAAATATAGAGAGGTGATTCGTTGCGCCACAGAGCTTGAAGAAGCTGGAATTAAGTTCATGCAGGCGGAGGAAGAAAGCTTGTTTCATGTGAAGTTTGAAAATGGAGTAATGAAATTCCCAAGATTGAATATTGATGATGAATCTGATCCTTTTTGGAGAAATCTCATAGTCTATGAGCAGTTCTCTTCCAAGGACGACACTCTAAATTATGTGACTGATTATATGAATCTCCTGGAATGCCTCATTGCCTCTCGAAAGGACGTGGAATTACTTTGTCAGCACGGAATCATCAAAAACTGCATAGGCGATGATCAAGTGATTGCCAACATTTTCAATACCATTGGTTTCTTTCTGGTGCTTTCGCCTGAGAGTTATTACTCGCAACTGTTCTACGATGTGAATAAGCATTGCAGCAGGCGTTGGAACAGATGGATGGCCAACTTGAGACACACATATTTCAACAATCCGTGGgcatttatttcctttttggcTGCCCTTTTCCTGCTTCTACTATCTTTTGTTCAAACTTTGTTCACAgttcttcctttttttataaaatga
- the LOC102612314 gene encoding calcium-binding protein CP1-like: MEDVFKVMDKDGDGRLSHDDLKSYMNCAGFAATDDDIKAMIRLGGEDENDGVSSPSFSNSLLIATSSSKSKLRNSL; the protein is encoded by the exons ATGGAGGATGTGTTTAAGGTCATGGATAAGGATGGTGATGGGAGATTGAGCCACGATGATTTGAAGAGTTACATGAACTGCGCTGGTTTTGCTGCTACTGATGACGATATCAAGGCCATGATTAGATTGGGTGGCGAGGATGAGAATGATGGCGTTTCTTCACCATCTTTTTCCaa TAGTCTCTTAATCGCAACGTCATCTAGCAAAAGTAAACTTCGAAACTCACTGTGA